The DNA region CGCGACGGGCCGCCGCTCGGCCCGGGCGGCCCGAATACGGGCCGCGCCGACCCGGGCCAGGCCGTCGAGGGCCACCGACAGCCGGACCCGGCGCGGGACGGCGGAGCGGCGGTGCAGCACCGACCAGCCGTCGCGCTCGACCGCGGCGAGGATGCCGCCGTAGAGCACGAACGCGGTGCGGACGCACGGCCGGGACACCGGATCGAGCATGGCGATCCCGGGCAGCGCGCGGCCGTAGAAGCCCCGGGTCGCCGCGGCGAAGTCGCGCAGCGCCGCGGTGACGCGCCGGTCCCGCCGGCCGGTGGCCCGGCTCCACTCCAGCCTCGCCCGGTCCACCCCGTGCGCGGCGAGCAGGTCGGCGGGCAGGTAGACGCGCCCGCGGTCGAGGTCCTCGCCGACGTCGCGAAGGAAGTTGGTCATCTGGAACGCCACGCCCAGGTCCGCCGCGTGGGGTTCCGCCTCCGGCCGGGGCACGACATGGCCGAGGACCGGCAGCATCTGCAGGCCGATGACGGCCGCGGAGCCGTGCATGTACCGCCGCAGCGCCGGGAA from Actinacidiphila sp. DG2A-62 includes:
- a CDS encoding phytoene/squalene synthase family protein is translated as MTRHELDAAGIHDPRLRAAYVRCRALNARHGRTYFLATRLLPADRRPAVHALYGFARRADDIVDDLGRTAGPAAREAALRRLSDALSAELAASPAQPPTADRTPNPSEGRPRNEPGDPAGSRPDDPPEDPPEDPSNPPEDDPVVRALADTARRYAIDPAHFTDFLASMRADLSVSDYADFPALRRYMHGSAAVIGLQMLPVLGHVVPRPEAEPHAADLGVAFQMTNFLRDVGEDLDRGRVYLPADLLAAHGVDRARLEWSRATGRRDRRVTAALRDFAAATRGFYGRALPGIAMLDPVSRPCVRTAFVLYGGILAAVERDGWSVLHRRSAVPRRVRLSVALDGLARVGAARIRAARAERRPVAAPEAA